A section of the Thermostichus vulcanus str. 'Rupite' genome encodes:
- a CDS encoding transposase, producing the protein EGINNRIKVIKRQGYGFTNMTNFRARLLAAFWP; encoded by the coding sequence TGGAGGGAATCAACAACCGGATCAAGGTAATCAAGCGACAAGGGTATGGGTTTACCAACATGACTAACTTCAGAGCTAGATTATTAGCAGCTTTCTGGCCTTAG